One Pseudomonas sp. HOU2 genomic window carries:
- a CDS encoding DMT family transporter, which produces MSVERRNADGFALQVMIGLCLIWGVQQVMIKWAAPDIAPVMQAAGRSGISALLVGLLLCWKGGWDQVGNTWRGGLLAGALFGLEFFFIAEGLQLTTAAHMSVFLYTAPIFTALGVHFLLASERLRPLQWLGILLAFVGIAIAFAGGVSWDNLDRRMLLGDAFGVIAGACWGATTVVVRASRLSEAPVTLTLFYQLIVGFVGLLLIALFSGQITHVSLTTVAVASVLFQGLVVSFFSYLTWFWLLRRYLAANLAVFSFMTPLFGVTFGVVLLGEELSVNFVIGAVLVLLGITFVSAEQWVRRRLRKALGQR; this is translated from the coding sequence GTGAGTGTCGAGCGGCGCAATGCCGATGGGTTTGCCTTGCAGGTGATGATCGGCCTGTGCCTGATCTGGGGCGTGCAGCAAGTGATGATCAAGTGGGCCGCGCCGGACATCGCGCCGGTGATGCAGGCCGCTGGACGCTCGGGGATATCCGCGTTGCTGGTGGGCCTGCTGCTGTGCTGGAAGGGTGGCTGGGATCAGGTCGGCAACACCTGGCGCGGCGGCCTGCTGGCCGGTGCGCTGTTTGGCCTGGAGTTCTTCTTCATCGCCGAAGGCCTGCAACTGACCACCGCCGCGCACATGTCGGTGTTCCTTTACACCGCGCCGATTTTCACCGCGCTCGGCGTACATTTTCTGTTGGCCAGTGAACGCTTGCGCCCGCTGCAGTGGCTGGGGATTCTGCTCGCGTTCGTCGGTATCGCCATCGCCTTCGCCGGCGGCGTGTCGTGGGACAACCTCGACCGGCGCATGCTGCTGGGTGATGCATTTGGTGTCATCGCCGGCGCTTGCTGGGGCGCGACCACCGTGGTGGTGCGCGCCTCGCGTCTGTCAGAGGCACCAGTGACGTTGACTCTGTTCTATCAGTTGATCGTCGGCTTCGTCGGTCTGCTGTTGATCGCACTGTTCAGCGGCCAGATCACTCACGTCAGCCTGACCACCGTGGCGGTCGCCAGCGTGTTGTTTCAGGGCCTGGTGGTGTCGTTCTTCAGTTACCTGACGTGGTTCTGGCTGCTGCGCCGCTATCTGGCGGCCAATCTGGCGGTGTTTTCGTTCATGACCCCGTTGTTCGGCGTCACGTTCGGCGTGGTCCTGCTCGGTGAAGAATTGAGCGTGAACTTCGTCATCGGCGCGGTGCTGGTGTTGCTCGGCATCACCTTTGTCAGCGCTGAGCAGTGGGTGCGTCGGCGTTTGCGCAAAGCCCTCGGCCAGCGCTGA
- a CDS encoding papain-like cysteine protease family protein has protein sequence MLTTQATSFTGESLPRCLIGHLLDPQLVEVEATAQTAALAAVNLNFSMQKQTQTNWCWAAVSTSVGNYYGTGSWTQCGVASTQLDRNCCSQPGPCNVYGYLDSALQTTRSYNGMNQGSLQMSAIQNQINMGRPVGLRCAWYGGGAHFLAIYGTNGNYVLVADSIYGYSTRALNSFPGSYNGGGNWTHTYFTAKN, from the coding sequence ATGTTAACCACTCAAGCAACATCATTCACCGGCGAGAGCCTGCCAAGGTGCCTCATTGGCCACCTGCTGGACCCGCAACTGGTCGAGGTTGAAGCCACTGCGCAAACGGCGGCACTGGCCGCTGTCAACCTCAACTTCAGCATGCAGAAACAGACCCAGACCAACTGGTGCTGGGCCGCCGTTTCCACATCGGTCGGCAACTACTATGGCACCGGATCCTGGACTCAGTGCGGCGTCGCCAGCACCCAACTGGACCGCAATTGCTGCAGCCAGCCTGGCCCGTGCAACGTCTATGGCTACCTGGATTCGGCCCTGCAGACCACCCGCAGCTACAACGGCATGAATCAGGGCTCGCTGCAGATGTCGGCCATTCAGAATCAGATCAACATGGGCCGCCCGGTCGGCCTGCGTTGTGCCTGGTATGGTGGCGGTGCGCACTTCCTGGCGATCTACGGCACCAACGGCAACTATGTGCTGGTTGCCGACTCGATCTACGGTTACTCGACCCGCGCGCTGAACTCCTTCCCGGGTTCGTACAACGGCGGCGGCAACTGGACTCACACTTACTTCACCGCGAAAAACTAG
- a CDS encoding TorF family putative porin has translation MLKSFRLVLVGLLVCSSAHAQIFQRELGDFDLKLGTTPSRSMAQGLVKPAAVGSFHGGLDLSHDSGLYVGQYAPSMGLTPGKNLEIDSYVGFKQPFDQSLGYEVGMIHYSYPKVDTLDSQELFGGLTLLGSRFGVAFSNDPDKQNNTLFADLGGNQPFGIGISMKYTTHQLNTPVSVDGGYVSSFTDWSVKFSRPFMGVDLDLIYSNSNLSGSDCSAYSGQNSECDGLVTLKAERAFY, from the coding sequence ATGCTCAAATCTTTCCGTTTAGTGCTTGTCGGCCTGCTGGTCTGCTCGTCCGCGCACGCGCAGATTTTCCAGCGCGAACTCGGCGACTTCGACCTCAAACTCGGCACCACGCCCAGCCGCAGCATGGCTCAGGGGCTGGTCAAACCTGCCGCAGTCGGTTCTTTCCACGGTGGCCTCGATCTGAGTCACGACAGCGGCCTGTATGTCGGCCAGTACGCACCGAGCATGGGCCTTACCCCGGGCAAGAACCTCGAAATCGACTCCTACGTCGGCTTCAAACAACCTTTCGATCAGTCGCTCGGCTATGAAGTCGGGATGATCCACTACAGCTACCCCAAAGTGGACACCCTCGACAGCCAGGAACTGTTCGGCGGCCTGACCCTGCTCGGCAGTCGTTTCGGCGTGGCCTTCAGCAACGACCCGGACAAACAGAACAACACGCTGTTCGCCGACCTTGGCGGCAATCAGCCGTTCGGCATCGGGATCAGCATGAAATACACCACCCATCAACTGAACACGCCGGTGTCGGTGGACGGTGGTTACGTCAGCAGTTTTACCGATTGGTCGGTGAAATTTTCCCGGCCATTCATGGGCGTCGACCTCGACCTGATCTATAGCAATTCCAACCTCAGTGGCAGCGATTGCTCGGCTTACTCCGGGCAAAACAGCGAGTGCGACGGCCTGGTCACGCTCAAGGCCGAACGCGCTTTCTATTGA
- a CDS encoding DUF2177 family protein, which yields MKKVLIAYGATLLAFLLLDGIWLGVLMAPTYRELLGSLMLEKPLLVPAAVFYCLYVFGCVQFVVLPALSWQRAATMGALLGLVAYGTYDLTNWATLRGWSVQVSLMDWAWGGFATAVACSVGFLVTKRLLSSPP from the coding sequence ATGAAGAAAGTGTTGATTGCCTATGGCGCCACACTGCTGGCGTTTCTGTTGCTCGACGGTATCTGGCTCGGCGTATTGATGGCGCCGACCTACCGCGAGCTGCTCGGTTCGCTGATGCTCGAAAAACCGCTGCTGGTTCCGGCAGCGGTTTTTTATTGCCTGTACGTTTTTGGTTGCGTGCAGTTTGTGGTGTTGCCGGCGCTGAGCTGGCAACGGGCGGCAACGATGGGCGCATTGTTGGGGCTGGTGGCGTACGGCACGTATGACCTGACCAATTGGGCGACGTTGCGCGGGTGGTCGGTGCAGGTGAGTTTGATGGATTGGGCGTGGGGGGGCTTTGCGACGGCTGTTGCCTGCTCGGTCGGATTTTTGGTGACGAAACGACTACTGAGTTCACCACCCTGA
- a CDS encoding 3-phosphoglycerate kinase codes for MKKFCCVVLALLPLSAFAYPIDVQKNLNGLKIDYETFDTDKDIGSIKVVNFGDVDAICKVVFNNGPEAPRTRNIEVPARKHTNATAKFSREIIRLRIDLSCSPK; via the coding sequence ATGAAAAAATTCTGTTGTGTGGTGCTCGCATTGCTGCCGCTGAGTGCGTTTGCTTACCCGATCGATGTGCAGAAGAACCTCAATGGCTTGAAGATCGACTACGAGACCTTCGACACCGACAAAGACATCGGCTCCATAAAAGTCGTCAACTTCGGTGATGTCGATGCAATCTGCAAAGTCGTTTTCAACAATGGCCCGGAAGCACCGCGTACGCGCAACATCGAAGTCCCGGCCCGCAAGCATACGAATGCCACGGCCAAGTTCTCCCGCGAGATCATCAGGCTGCGCATCGACCTGAGCTGCAGCCCGAAATAA
- a CDS encoding carboxylate/amino acid/amine transporter translates to MGYLLFVTLIQAFSFSLIGEYLAGHVDSYFAVLVRVVLAGLVFIPLTRWRSVEPAFMRGMLLIGALQFGITYVCLYLSFRVLTVPEVLLFTILTPLHVTLIEDALNRRFNPWALVAALVAVGGAAVIRFDRINPDFFMGFLLLQLANFTYAAGQVMYKHLVAKHPSDLPHYRRFGFFYLGALAVVLPAFLLFGKANFLPEAPLQWGVLLFLGLVSTALGMYWWNKGACMVNGGTLAVMNNLHVPVGLLLNLLIWNQHEELGRLLLGGSVILAAVWISRLGIRRTA, encoded by the coding sequence ATGGGCTATCTACTTTTTGTCACGCTGATCCAGGCGTTTTCCTTCAGTCTGATCGGCGAATACCTGGCCGGACACGTCGACAGCTACTTCGCGGTGCTGGTGCGCGTGGTGCTGGCGGGGCTGGTGTTCATTCCGCTGACCCGCTGGCGTTCGGTGGAGCCGGCGTTCATGCGCGGCATGCTGCTGATCGGCGCGTTGCAGTTCGGCATCACCTACGTTTGCCTGTACCTGAGCTTCCGGGTGCTGACGGTGCCGGAGGTATTGCTGTTCACCATCCTCACGCCGCTGCACGTGACGCTGATCGAAGATGCGCTGAACCGACGCTTCAATCCATGGGCGCTGGTCGCAGCACTGGTCGCGGTGGGTGGAGCAGCAGTGATTCGCTTCGACCGGATCAACCCGGACTTCTTCATGGGCTTTTTGCTGCTGCAACTGGCCAACTTCACCTACGCCGCAGGGCAGGTGATGTACAAGCATCTGGTGGCAAAACACCCGAGTGATCTGCCGCATTACCGACGTTTCGGCTTCTTCTACCTCGGCGCGTTGGCGGTGGTATTGCCGGCATTCCTGCTGTTTGGTAAAGCGAACTTTCTGCCGGAAGCACCGCTGCAATGGGGCGTGTTGCTGTTCCTCGGACTGGTCTCGACGGCGCTGGGCATGTACTGGTGGAACAAGGGCGCTTGCATGGTCAACGGCGGCACGCTGGCGGTGATGAACAACCTGCATGTGCCGGTGGGGCTGCTGCTGAATCTGCTGATCTGGAATCAGCACGAAGAGCTGGGGCGATTGTTGCTCGGCGGCAGCGTCATCCTCGCCGCAGTATGGATCAGCCGTTTGGGTATCAGACGCACCGCGTAA
- a CDS encoding S1-like domain-containing RNA-binding protein translates to MALVGRYNSLQVVKHTNFGLYLDGGADGEILLPNRYIPKDIPSEDEDWLNVFIYLDSEDKLLATTEKPKVQVGEFASLKVVEVNSIGVFLDWGLPKDLLLPYSEEKRQMTAGEYCVVHVYLDKHTRRITATARLDRYLDKTPANYSAGQEVDLLVAEATDMGFKAIINNKHWGLIHKNEIFKFMRSGMREKGFIKEVRADGKISLSLQPVGQEAASSLSSKILAKLRESNGTLAISDKSDPALISSMFGVSKGNFKKAIGSLYKEGKIVIHADRIELT, encoded by the coding sequence ATGGCTTTAGTCGGGCGTTACAACAGTTTGCAAGTGGTTAAACACACTAACTTCGGTTTATATCTGGACGGCGGTGCCGACGGCGAAATTCTTTTGCCCAACCGTTATATCCCTAAAGATATTCCCAGCGAAGATGAAGACTGGCTCAACGTATTTATTTATCTGGACAGCGAAGACAAACTTCTCGCTACCACTGAAAAACCAAAAGTTCAGGTCGGTGAATTTGCCAGTCTGAAAGTTGTTGAAGTCAACAGTATCGGTGTGTTCCTCGATTGGGGCCTGCCGAAGGATCTGTTGCTGCCGTATTCCGAAGAAAAGCGCCAGATGACCGCTGGCGAGTACTGCGTGGTGCACGTCTATCTCGATAAACATACGCGTCGCATCACCGCGACTGCGCGCCTGGATCGCTACCTCGACAAGACCCCGGCCAACTACAGCGCCGGTCAGGAAGTCGATTTGCTGGTTGCCGAAGCCACCGACATGGGCTTCAAGGCGATCATCAACAACAAGCACTGGGGCTTGATCCACAAGAATGAGATCTTCAAGTTCATGCGTTCCGGCATGCGCGAGAAGGGTTTCATCAAGGAAGTGCGTGCCGACGGCAAGATCAGCCTCAGCCTGCAACCGGTTGGCCAGGAAGCGGCAAGCAGCCTGAGTTCGAAGATTCTTGCCAAATTGCGTGAAAGCAACGGCACGCTGGCCATCAGTGACAAGAGCGATCCGGCGCTGATCAGCAGCATGTTCGGTGTCAGCAAGGGCAACTTCAAGAAGGCCATCGGTTCGCTGTACAAGGAAGGCAAGATCGTCATTCACGCCGATCGCATTGAACTAACCTGA
- a CDS encoding LysR family transcriptional regulator, translating into MKAPRVTLDQWRTLQAVVDHGGFAQAAEVLHRSQSSVSYTVARMQDQLGVPLLRIDGRKAVLTEAGGVLLRRSRQLVKQASQLEDLAHHMEQGWEAEVRLVVDAAYPSARIVRALTAFMPQSRGCRVRLREEVLSGVEEVLLEGVADLAITGLSIPGYLGAELSDVEFVAVAHPDHALHRLNRELNFQDLETQMQVVIRDSGRQQPRDVGWLGAEQRWTVGSLATAATFVSSGLGFAWLPRHMIERELKEGTLKLLPLDQGGSRNPSFYLYSNKDKPLGPATQILIELLRTFDTLPLDAPFAAPEQA; encoded by the coding sequence ATGAAAGCGCCCCGCGTGACCCTTGATCAATGGCGAACATTGCAGGCCGTGGTCGACCACGGCGGATTCGCCCAGGCCGCCGAGGTTCTGCACCGTTCGCAATCGTCTGTGAGTTACACCGTCGCCCGCATGCAGGACCAGCTCGGCGTGCCATTGCTGCGCATCGACGGGCGCAAAGCGGTGCTCACCGAGGCCGGCGGCGTACTGCTGCGCCGCTCGCGACAACTGGTGAAACAGGCCAGCCAACTGGAAGACCTCGCCCATCACATGGAGCAAGGTTGGGAGGCCGAGGTGCGGCTGGTGGTCGATGCGGCTTACCCCAGCGCACGCATCGTGCGGGCGCTGACCGCGTTCATGCCGCAGAGTCGCGGCTGCCGTGTGCGTCTGCGCGAGGAGGTGTTGTCGGGGGTCGAAGAGGTATTGCTCGAGGGCGTGGCCGATCTGGCGATCACCGGTCTGAGCATTCCCGGTTACCTCGGCGCGGAATTGAGCGACGTCGAATTTGTCGCGGTCGCCCACCCGGATCACGCGCTGCATCGCCTCAATCGCGAACTGAACTTCCAGGACCTGGAAACCCAGATGCAGGTGGTGATTCGCGACTCCGGCCGCCAGCAACCACGCGACGTCGGCTGGCTCGGCGCCGAACAGCGCTGGACCGTCGGCAGCCTCGCCACGGCTGCCACGTTCGTCAGCAGCGGCCTGGGCTTTGCCTGGCTGCCACGACACATGATCGAACGGGAATTGAAGGAAGGCACGCTCAAGCTGCTACCGTTGGATCAGGGCGGCAGCCGCAACCCGAGCTTCTATCTGTATTCGAACAAGGACAAACCGCTGGGCCCGGCAACGCAAATCCTCATCGAACTGTTGCGTACCTTCGACACCTTGCCGCTGGACGCACCGTTCGCCGCCCCTGAGCAAGCCTGA
- a CDS encoding DEAD/DEAH box helicase, with protein MFSQFALNERLLKAVAELKFVEPTPVQAAAIPLALQGRDLRVTAQTGSGKTAAFVLPILNRLIGPAKIRVSIKTLILLPTRELAQQTLKEVERFSQFTFIKSGLITGGEDFKVQAAMLRKVPDILIGTPGRMIEQLNAGNLDLKEVEVLVLDEADRMLDMGFAEDVQRLVDECPNRQQTMLFSATTGGSGLREMIAKVLNNPEHLQLNAVSQLNSTTRQQIITADHNQHKEQIVNWLLANETYQKAIVFTNTRAMADRIYGRLVAQEYKAFVLHGEKDQKDRKLAIDRLKQGGVKILVATDVAARGLDVDGLDLVINFDMPRSGDEYVHRIGRTGRAGNDGLAISLICHGDWNLMSSIERYLKQSFERRTIKEVKGTYGGPKKVKASGKAVGVKKKKTDAKGDKKKTAAKTPTKRKSANRPKPDSLVSSDGMAPLKRRKPAEPAAE; from the coding sequence GTGTTTTCCCAATTCGCCCTGAACGAACGCCTGCTCAAAGCCGTGGCCGAGCTGAAATTTGTCGAGCCAACGCCTGTGCAAGCAGCGGCCATTCCGCTGGCGCTCCAGGGGCGTGACCTGCGGGTGACGGCGCAAACCGGTAGCGGCAAGACCGCCGCTTTTGTCCTGCCGATCCTCAATCGCCTGATCGGCCCGGCGAAGATCCGCGTCAGTATCAAGACCCTGATCCTGCTGCCGACCCGCGAACTGGCCCAGCAGACCCTGAAGGAAGTCGAACGCTTTTCGCAGTTCACTTTCATCAAGTCCGGCCTGATCACCGGCGGCGAAGATTTCAAGGTCCAGGCGGCCATGCTGCGCAAGGTGCCGGACATCCTCATCGGCACACCGGGCCGGATGATCGAGCAACTCAACGCCGGCAACCTCGATTTGAAAGAAGTCGAAGTGCTGGTGCTCGACGAAGCCGACCGCATGCTCGACATGGGCTTCGCCGAAGACGTGCAACGTCTGGTCGACGAATGCCCGAACCGTCAGCAAACCATGCTGTTCTCCGCCACCACCGGCGGTTCCGGCCTGCGCGAGATGATCGCCAAGGTGCTGAACAACCCTGAGCACCTGCAGCTCAACGCGGTCAGCCAGCTGAACTCGACCACTCGTCAGCAGATCATCACTGCCGACCACAATCAGCACAAAGAACAGATCGTCAACTGGCTGCTGGCCAACGAGACCTACCAGAAGGCCATCGTCTTCACCAACACCCGCGCCATGGCCGACCGCATCTACGGCCGCCTCGTGGCTCAGGAATACAAGGCGTTCGTGCTGCACGGCGAGAAAGACCAGAAGGATCGCAAACTGGCGATCGATCGTCTGAAGCAGGGCGGCGTGAAGATCCTGGTAGCGACCGACGTCGCGGCCCGTGGTCTGGACGTTGATGGCCTGGATCTGGTGATCAACTTCGACATGCCACGCAGCGGCGACGAATACGTGCACCGCATCGGTCGTACTGGCCGTGCCGGTAACGACGGTCTGGCGATCTCGCTGATCTGCCACGGCGACTGGAACCTGATGTCGAGCATCGAGCGCTACCTCAAGCAGAGCTTCGAGCGCCGCACCATCAAGGAAGTCAAAGGCACCTACGGCGGGCCGAAGAAGGTCAAGGCCTCGGGCAAAGCCGTTGGCGTGAAGAAGAAAAAGACCGACGCCAAGGGCGACAAGAAGAAAACCGCCGCCAAGACCCCGACCAAGCGCAAGAGCGCCAACCGGCCGAAGCCGGATTCTCTGGTGAGCAGCGACGGCATGGCCCCGCTCAAGCGCCGCAAGCCGGCAGAGCCTGCGGCTGAATAA
- a CDS encoding mechanosensitive ion channel family protein: MDFKQLWLNAQDLWGALEQHPFLQSGLALMLLLVIALVLGRVARYLILHASRMLGRQPALHWINDFRHNKVFQRLAQMTPSLVIQFGLHLVPELSKTAMTFLGNVALSFTILFLLLSVSALLNALLDIYARTEHARTRSIKGYVQLAKMVLYVFGAIIIVATLIDRSPLLLLSGLGAMSAVILLVYKDTLLSFVASVQLTSNDMLRVGDWIEMPQVGADGDVVDITLHTVKVQNFDKTIVSIPTWRLMSESFRNWRGMQQSGGRRIKRSLFIDASGVRFIRDDEEEKLSQVHLLTGYMGRKKAELKAWNEAQGNVAAMSANRRRMTNIGTFRAYALAYLKSHPEVQPNMTCMVRQMQTTAQGIPLEIYCFTTTTVWADYERIQGDIFDYLLAVLPEFGLSLYQQPSGGDLRTGLLPAVLGSAHIPEPQKHLM; the protein is encoded by the coding sequence ATGGATTTCAAACAGCTCTGGCTCAACGCCCAAGACCTCTGGGGTGCCCTCGAACAGCACCCGTTCCTGCAATCCGGCCTGGCGCTGATGCTGCTATTGGTGATCGCGCTGGTCCTCGGACGAGTGGCGCGCTATCTGATCCTGCACGCCAGCCGCATGCTCGGGCGCCAGCCGGCGCTGCACTGGATCAACGACTTTCGCCACAACAAGGTGTTTCAACGTCTGGCGCAGATGACCCCGTCGCTGGTGATCCAGTTCGGCCTGCACCTGGTGCCGGAACTGAGCAAAACCGCGATGACCTTTCTCGGCAACGTGGCGCTGTCCTTTACGATTCTGTTCCTGCTGCTGTCGGTCAGTGCCCTGCTCAATGCGCTGCTGGACATCTACGCCCGCACCGAACACGCCCGGACTCGCTCGATCAAGGGCTATGTGCAACTGGCGAAAATGGTTCTGTACGTGTTTGGCGCGATCATCATCGTCGCTACCTTGATCGACCGTTCGCCGCTGTTGCTGCTCTCCGGTCTGGGTGCAATGTCAGCGGTGATTCTGTTGGTCTACAAGGACACGTTGCTGTCGTTCGTCGCCAGTGTGCAACTGACCAGCAACGACATGCTGCGGGTCGGCGACTGGATCGAAATGCCGCAAGTCGGCGCCGATGGTGACGTGGTCGACATCACCTTGCACACGGTCAAGGTGCAGAACTTCGACAAGACCATCGTCTCGATCCCGACCTGGCGCTTGATGTCCGAGTCGTTCCGCAACTGGCGCGGCATGCAGCAGTCCGGTGGGCGGCGGATCAAGCGTAGTCTGTTCATCGACGCCAGCGGAGTGCGCTTCATCCGCGACGATGAGGAAGAAAAGCTCTCCCAGGTGCACCTGCTGACCGGCTACATGGGCCGCAAGAAAGCCGAACTCAAGGCGTGGAACGAGGCGCAGGGCAACGTCGCGGCGATGTCGGCCAACCGCCGGCGCATGACCAACATCGGCACCTTCCGCGCCTATGCGCTGGCGTATCTGAAAAGTCACCCGGAGGTGCAGCCGAACATGACCTGCATGGTTCGCCAGATGCAGACCACCGCGCAGGGCATTCCGCTGGAAATCTACTGCTTCACGACCACCACGGTGTGGGCTGATTACGAGCGGATTCAGGGCGATATTTTCGATTATCTGCTGGCGGTGCTGCCGGAGTTTGGCTTGAGCCTGTATCAGCAACCGAGTGGCGGGGATTTGCGTACCGGGTTGCTGCCGGCGGTGCTCGGTTCGGCGCACATTCCGGAACCCCAGAAACACCTGATGTAA
- a CDS encoding thioredoxin family protein, whose product MNVENHPVVSREEWLAARKQHLADEKAFTRERDRLSAKRRALPWVRVDKDYRFHGPNGELKLADLFGQHSQLIVYHFMFAKDWEEGCQGCSFLSDHIDGANQHLAHHDIAVVAVSHAPFEQFQAFRQRMGWKFDWVSSDGSDFNYDFGVCARAEDAEAGKATYNYEKTDGAEEEMPGLSVFYRNASGEIFHTYSTYARGLDMLVGAYNYLDLTPKGRNEDEIMEWVRHHDRYERETKSSCCHGS is encoded by the coding sequence ATGAACGTCGAGAATCATCCGGTGGTATCGCGCGAAGAATGGCTCGCCGCGCGCAAACAACATCTGGCCGACGAAAAGGCCTTCACCCGCGAGCGCGATCGCCTCAGCGCCAAACGCCGGGCGTTGCCCTGGGTCAGAGTCGACAAGGACTACCGCTTCCACGGCCCGAACGGCGAACTGAAACTGGCCGACTTGTTCGGCCAACACAGTCAACTGATTGTTTACCACTTCATGTTCGCCAAGGACTGGGAGGAAGGCTGCCAGGGCTGCTCGTTCCTGTCCGACCACATCGACGGCGCGAACCAGCATCTGGCTCATCACGATATCGCGGTGGTGGCGGTCTCCCACGCACCGTTCGAACAGTTTCAGGCCTTCAGGCAGCGCATGGGCTGGAAATTCGACTGGGTGTCGTCAGACGGTTCCGATTTCAACTACGACTTTGGTGTTTGCGCCAGAGCCGAGGACGCCGAAGCCGGAAAGGCTACCTACAACTACGAAAAGACTGACGGCGCCGAGGAAGAAATGCCGGGGCTGAGTGTGTTTTATCGCAATGCATCCGGGGAGATTTTTCATACCTACTCAACTTATGCCCGTGGGCTGGATATGTTGGTTGGGGCCTACAACTATCTCGACCTCACGCCCAAGGGCCGCAATGAGGACGAGATCATGGAATGGGTGCGGCACCACGACCGATATGAGAGAGAAACAAAATCCAGTTGCTGTCATGGCAGTTGA
- a CDS encoding DUF6279 family lipoprotein — protein sequence MSRWFKYIATLLIFTLALGACSRVGLAYRNLDVIIPWTLGDYLDMNGEQKDWFNERLKEHLNWHCTTQLPGYLDWLDRLQAMVETNQVTDAALQARTAEAKQAIAETAHQITPSAVELLQGLDDKQVAEMNDAFAKDLRKREKEFVKPPLAQQIAERAARMDKRLTDWLGPLSVTQEQRVMAWSTALGDQNTQWIANRAHWQQQFSNAVAQRKSPEFPQRIETLLVNRERLWTADYQKAYANTEAQARSLAVDLMAESTPQQRQRLLKKIEGVRKDFNDLKCLKAAKQE from the coding sequence ATGTCTCGCTGGTTCAAGTACATCGCCACCCTGCTGATCTTCACCCTCGCCCTCGGCGCCTGCAGCCGTGTCGGCCTGGCCTACCGCAATCTCGACGTGATCATTCCGTGGACGCTTGGCGACTACCTGGACATGAACGGCGAGCAGAAGGACTGGTTCAACGAACGGCTCAAGGAACACCTGAACTGGCACTGCACCACGCAGTTGCCGGGCTATCTCGACTGGCTGGATCGCTTGCAGGCGATGGTCGAAACCAATCAGGTGACGGACGCGGCGTTGCAAGCGCGAACCGCAGAGGCCAAACAGGCCATCGCTGAAACTGCGCACCAGATCACCCCGTCGGCCGTCGAATTGCTGCAAGGATTGGACGACAAACAAGTTGCCGAGATGAACGACGCGTTCGCCAAGGACCTGCGCAAACGGGAAAAGGAATTCGTCAAACCGCCGCTGGCGCAGCAGATTGCTGAACGCGCTGCACGCATGGACAAGCGCCTGACCGACTGGCTCGGCCCGTTGAGCGTTACTCAGGAACAACGAGTGATGGCCTGGTCAACCGCACTGGGCGATCAGAACACTCAATGGATCGCCAACCGCGCGCATTGGCAGCAGCAGTTCAGTAACGCCGTTGCCCAGCGTAAAAGTCCGGAATTCCCACAGCGAATCGAGACACTTCTGGTCAACCGCGAGCGATTATGGACAGCGGATTACCAGAAGGCCTACGCCAACACCGAAGCGCAGGCGCGTTCGCTGGCGGTGGATCTGATGGCGGAGAGTACGCCGCAGCAGCGTCAGCGGTTGTTGAAGAAGATCGAGGGTGTGCGTAAGGACTTCAATGATTTGAAGTGTCTGAAGGCAGCAAAGCAGGAATAG
- a CDS encoding FMN-dependent NADH-azoreductase — MSRVLIIESSARQQDSVSRQLTQTFIGQWKAAHPNDQITVRDLAVNPVPHLDANLLGGWMKPAEQRNASEQSSLERSNELTDELLAADVLVMAAPMYNFAIPSTLKAWLDHVLRAGVTFKYTETGPQGLLSGKRAYVLTARGGIYAGGPADHQEPYLRQVMGFIGIHDVTFIHAEGMNLGGDFQEKGLNQANAKLSQVA; from the coding sequence ATGTCCCGCGTTCTGATCATCGAAAGCAGCGCCCGCCAGCAAGACTCGGTTTCCCGTCAACTGACCCAGACCTTCATCGGTCAGTGGAAAGCGGCGCATCCCAACGATCAGATCACCGTGCGTGACCTCGCCGTGAATCCCGTTCCACACCTGGACGCCAACCTGCTGGGCGGCTGGATGAAGCCTGCCGAGCAGCGCAATGCCAGCGAACAATCGTCGCTGGAGCGCTCCAACGAATTGACCGACGAGCTGCTCGCCGCCGACGTACTGGTGATGGCTGCGCCGATGTACAACTTCGCGATCCCGAGCACCCTCAAGGCCTGGCTCGACCACGTGCTGCGTGCCGGCGTGACCTTCAAGTACACCGAAACCGGCCCGCAAGGCCTGCTCAGCGGCAAACGTGCCTACGTGCTCACTGCTCGCGGCGGGATCTACGCCGGCGGCCCCGCCGACCATCAGGAACCGTACCTGCGTCAGGTAATGGGTTTCATCGGCATCCATGACGTGACCTTCATTCACGCCGAAGGCATGAACCTGGGCGGTGACTTCCAGGAGAAGGGCCTGAATCAGGCCAACGCCAAACTGTCCCAGGTCGCTTGA